Within Sulfurospirillum arsenophilum NBRC 109478, the genomic segment TATAAGCAAATAGATTTGTTGCAAATAAAGCAAATAGAATAAAATATAATTTTCTCATTTTAAAAGTCCTTGTTGATAAGGCGTATCTTCAAGTTTCTCATATTTGCCAACATTAACAGGTTTATCACCGTTGGTTGGAGCTGGATCAACAAATTTTGTTTTATCGTAAATTGCACCTGTATATATACCGAAATGCAAATGTTTATCATATGTCTCTAGCCCTTTGTCTCCGGAGCCTCCTTCAACCATGATAGGTTGACCTTCTTTAACAATAGTTCCTTTTTTTACCAATAATTCACTTGCATGTAAGTATTCTGAAGTATAACCTGTATCTGGATGATAGATGCGAATCAAATTTCCGGAAGCGCCTCTATTTTCACTCATTACAACCTCTCCATCACCCGCAGCAAAAATTATTGCATTTGTAATTTTATTTTCATTTGCGTCCTTATAAGTAATATCAGTCCCATAATGTAATCTTGCTGGTTGACCAGGAAGTTTTCTCATTCCAAATGGTGATGAAAATACAGCTCTGTCCTTACTCAATTGGCTCCAAATCAAGTTATCCCCCAACTCTTTATTCAACCCAGCAAATTCAGCATTATTGTTTTGTGTCTGTGGTGATGTACTTATCGAATTTGATCCAGTTGAAAGACTCCCTTGCCCCGT encodes:
- a CDS encoding M23 family metallopeptidase, coding for MLDTINQVVSNQTVGLSEFGAELRKREITYETVKERIAQDKDLAAVLNSPAYTDEQKKAITNGITQQVMIELGYKPVETVLIATTEPGRDGYQVKGYYSLETGKAYVNDFYNNNNADLLKTAGAETQRAIDAQKGSNFDQSKEYRDARSAYSQNFGSNIASYADFALYFTGQGSLSTGSNSISTSPQTQNNNAEFAGLNKELGDNLIWSQLSKDRAVFSSPFGMRKLPGQPARLHYGTDITYKDANENKITNAIIFAAGDGEVVMSENRGASGNLIRIYHPDTGYTSEYLHASELLVKKGTIVKEGQPIMVEGGSGDKGLETYDKHLHFGIYTGAIYDKTKFVDPAPTNGDKPVNVGKYEKLEDTPYQQGLLK